One stretch of Planifilum fulgidum DNA includes these proteins:
- a CDS encoding ABC transporter permease, giving the protein MGSYVARRLIYLLLTLWLVVTCTFFLMHFLPGSPLSNEEKLPPALKERILEEYGLDKPVPVQYALYLGNLLRGDLGMSFSYDGRSVSGLIAQGFPASLQIGLQGLIFGGLIGILLGTVAALKRGTWVDNSATILAVLGVSVPSFVLAAVFSYYIGVKIGILPPGGWGSFAHTVLPSLALSFLVIAQVTRYIRSELLDVFSQDFIKTARAKGMGRRAVVFRHALRNALIPTVTVLGPLTVNLITGSLVVEQIFGVPGMSTYFVNSIMTNDYTLIMGTTIFYAFLFTVSVFVVDILYGIIDPRIRVAGMKE; this is encoded by the coding sequence GTGGGAAGCTATGTGGCCCGTAGACTGATCTATCTGCTGTTGACCTTGTGGTTGGTCGTCACGTGCACTTTTTTTCTCATGCACTTTCTTCCGGGAAGCCCCCTGTCCAACGAGGAAAAACTTCCCCCCGCGCTGAAGGAAAGGATCCTGGAGGAATACGGATTGGACAAACCCGTCCCCGTTCAATACGCCCTCTATCTGGGCAACCTGCTGCGGGGCGATCTGGGAATGTCCTTTTCCTATGACGGTCGGAGCGTCAGCGGGCTGATCGCCCAGGGATTTCCCGCTTCACTGCAGATCGGCCTGCAGGGATTGATTTTCGGCGGTCTGATCGGAATTCTGCTCGGAACCGTGGCCGCCCTCAAACGGGGCACCTGGGTGGACAATTCGGCGACGATCCTTGCCGTGCTCGGGGTGTCCGTCCCCAGTTTCGTGCTGGCTGCCGTTTTTTCCTATTATATCGGGGTGAAGATCGGAATCCTTCCCCCCGGCGGCTGGGGAAGCTTTGCCCATACGGTTCTGCCTTCCCTCGCCCTGTCCTTCCTGGTCATCGCCCAGGTGACCCGGTACATCCGCAGCGAATTGCTGGATGTCTTCAGCCAGGATTTCATCAAGACGGCCAGGGCGAAGGGAATGGGGCGCCGTGCGGTCGTTTTCCGCCACGCCCTCCGCAATGCGCTGATTCCCACCGTCACCGTGCTGGGGCCGCTGACGGTCAATCTGATCACCGGGTCGCTGGTGGTGGAGCAGATCTTCGGCGTGCCCGGAATGTCCACCTATTTCGTCAATTCCATCATGACGAATGATTACACCCTGATCATGGGGACCACCATTTTTTATGCCTTTTTGTTCACGGTCAGCGTTTTCGTCGTCGATATCCTCTACGGCATTATCGATCCCCGGATTCGGGTTGCCGGAATGAAGGAGTGA